The Candidatus Auribacterota bacterium genome includes the window TTTATGGACAAACAACCTGGAATTCGACGGGTGCGTGGGTACTGGAATGAGTCTTGCGGAGGGGTTAAGGACCGGTTGTCTTCTCTCAGCTTCCCCCCGAACGGAAACAACTCCGAAAATAAATACCCCGTCTGACGATCTTTAGTCCGATACATCTCAGCTCTCCTTTAGTGTATAACTGCACGGGTTTCGGGCACCTGTCCCGAATTCCCGTGCATTTTATCCATCATTCTGGAGAGCATTGTACATCATATCTACTTGCCTTGTATGATATTATATATATTTTTAGACTTTTTCAGGAGACCCTAAATAGAACTTGAGATTACTATTTTACCTCCGTGTTCTCCGTGCCTCCGTGGTAGAAAGTTATATGCATCGATCTGCCTAGGCGCGGATGCCTATCTCCTCGGCGCTCACGCTGGAAACGACGCCGCTGATGCTCGCGTGAATGGGCGCCCCGAGGCCCCCTTCTGGCACATCGCCGATCATCTGTCCCGCAGCGACCTTCTCCCCTACCTTCACCAACGGACCGCACGCGACACCGACATGCTGTTTCAGCGGGATATTCACCGCGGCCACCTCGAGCGGCTCGCTCACCATTGGGGCGTCAACATCGTACTCCTCAAGCTGAAAGCGGGAGACAAGGTCGTGCACCGGAGGACGCCTGAAACTCCTTTCCGGATGCGGCTCCAACCGCTTTCTCTTGTGAATCGGAGCCGCCCCGGAATTCTTGAGGCCGTCGATAAAGGCCTTGATGATCCTCTCGGGAGAAAGCATCGTCGGGCAGGCGTACATACCACAGAGGCCGCACTGGCAGCAGAGGTACGACTGGGCAACGATCGCCGGGTCGATCTCCTCAACTGCCTGGTAGGCGACGGCGCGCATGATCGCGTGGGGTTCCAGCGCGTGGCCGAGGAGGAATCGCGGGCAGAGGTCGGTGCAAAACCGGCATCCCTCGCAGGCCGATCTGGCGCTTTTCACGTCACGGTCGATCGGCTTTCTCTTGTACCGTACCAGCTTGTGATCCACCGGCAGGACGATCACGCTCGTGGTCGTCTTCATCACCACGCCCTTCGATTCAGATCCCATCATCGGTCCGCCATCGATCACCGCGTAGGGCGCGACCGTCGGGCCGCCCGCCGCGGCGATCGCGTCCCCGACAGGGGTGCCCACGGGCGCGATGATCGTCCTCGGCTCCCGCACCGCGCCCGTGACGGTGAGCCACCGGTGCGTCACCGGCTGCCCCTCCCTCGCGCGGCAGATGTTGACGAGCGTGCCCACGTTCTGGACCACCACGCCGATGTCGATGGGAATGCCGCCCTCGGGGACGATCTTCCCGAGGACATCGCAGACGAGGGCCTGCTCGTCGCCGGCGGGATAGTAATTCTCGAGGAGGTGAATGTCGATGCCGTCCCTGCCCGGGCACCCCTCGAGCGCGATGACCGCCCTGTGATATTTTTCCTTGAGGGCGATGATGCCCTTTGTCGCGCCGGTGGACTGCATCACCAGCTTCATCCCCTCGACGATCTCGCACGCGTAGAGGGTCATGAGCTGCTGATCCACGCGGAGGAGCGGTTCGCACTCGGAGCCGTTCGCAATCACGCAATCAGCCCGTGCGCTCATCTTCTTCCAGGCAGGGAAGCCCGCCCCGCCCGCGCCGACGACCCCGGCAGTTCTGACCTGATCAACTATACTCATCATTTACACCCTATGATCCATGCCTCACCGCAGATTAATCAGAGATTCACCACTGAGAACACTGAAGCCACAGAATATGAGAAATATAATTCAGTAACTTCAGTGTCTTCAGTGGTTTACCAGTTGAATCCGCGTTTATCCGCGTTCATCTGTGATGGAATCTCATCTTCGGAATCAGCATAATCCGCGGTTTCTTATCTTTTATGACTCCAGAAACTTCGACACGCACTCGTGCGGGTGCTCGATGATGATGCTGTTGACGAGCCCCTGCATCTCCTCGGCAGCGGCCCTCCCGGCCGCCAGGGCTGCCTCAACCTCGTGCTGTTTTCCGGAAAAGACAACGATGCACTTCCCGCCCTGTGCATTCGCGAGCCGGATTTCAATAACCGCTACACCCGCCGCCTTGGCACCCGCGTCTCCCGACCGGATGCACGCCGGCACGCCGTAGGTCTCGATGACGCCGACGGACTTTATTTCTCCATACTCAGGGACACCGTTGATCGCTGCTACTACCCGGGGGTGGACATGGGGCAAGAGGTGGTGTTCGGTAATCGTTTCACCCAGCTCGGAATCCAGCGCGGCGGAGAGCGAAGATTTAAGCGCATCCACATCGCCGGTGAGCATGACGATGTATTTCCCGGGGCACACTGTCCGCGAATCCAGGAGCTTCACCGCGGCCTGTTTCACGAGCATGTCCGACAGGGCGATCCCTGCCGCCACGCTGTTAAATTCGAGAGTGAGAAGCGCTGGGTCCATACAATAAGAAATCCCAAATCCCCGCCTGCCGGCGGGCAGGCAAAATCCCAAATCCCAAACGAAAATGACAGATGACAAAGCACAGATGACAAAATCTGCAAAGGGTCAAAAGGCAAAATTCAAAACAATCAATACTCAGAGGGATTGTTTTGATTTTTTAGTTGTAATTTTGCCTTTTGCCTTTTCACTTTTGAATTAGATTTCCGCCTCCGGCAGGTACTCCTTCAGCTTTCCGGCCACCAGTCCCTTGATCTCCTCCAGCCGTTCGGCTGTCTCCGCCTCGAAACGGAGGACGAGGACGGGCTGCGTGTTCGAGGGGCGCACAAGGCCCCACCCGTCCGGGAACACCACCCGCACGCCGTCGATATCGAGCGTGTCATAGTTCTTGTCGAAGTACTCCTTGAGCTCCTTGACGATATTGAACTTCTTGTCGTCGGGGCACTCGAGCCGTATCTCCGGGGTGGTGTAGGTCTTCGGGATATCCGAGAGCAGTTGCGAGAGGGACTTGTCAGTGTTGGAGAGGATCTGAACCAGGCGGCACGCGGCATACGTGGCATCGTCGTAGCCGAAATAGTTGTCGGCGAAACAGACATGCCCGCTCATCTCGCCGGCGAGGGGCGCCCCCTCCTCCTGCATCTTCTTCTTGATGAGCGAGTGGCCGGTCTTCCACATGATCGGGATCCCGCCCGCCTTTCTGATCTCAACCGTGCAGAGATGTGAACACTTGACGTCGAAGATCACCTTCGCACCGGGCAGTCTGCTCAGCAGATCGCGCGCGTAGAGGATGAGTAGCATGTCCACCCAGATAATCGTGCCCTTCTCATCGATCACGCCGATCCGGTCGCCATCCCCATCGAAGCCTATCCCCACATCGGCCCTGAGCGCGAGCGTTTTCTCACGCAAATCCTTCACCGCTTCGGGGAGTGTGGGGTCGGGGTGATGATTAGGGAAGTGGCCGTCCGGATCGCCGTACATGCAGGTCACATCGCAGCCGAGATCGCGCAAAATCTGAGGGCTCGTCGGGCCCGTGGTTCCGTTCCCGGCGTCCACCACCACCTTGATCTTCCTATTCCCCATCCTCGTGCGCGATTTAACGGCGCGGCAGTAGTCATCAACGACCGAGGTCTCTTCCACCCGCCCCTTCCCCTGGAGAAAGTCTCCCGACTCAATGATCTCCCTGACCTCCTGGATTTTTTCTCCGTATATCGTTGACTTCCCCTCGGCAACCTTGAATCCGTTATATTCGGGCGGATTATGGCTCCCGGTGATCATCACCCCGCCCTGGATCTCCTTCCCGAAGAGAGAGAAGTAGAGCATGGGCGTGGTGACCATGCCGATATCCACCACGTGGAGGCCGGTCGCCATGAGACCATTCAGAATGGCATCACGGTAGCTCTTCGAGCTCAGGCGCACGTCGCGCCCGAGCGCAATCTTCGTGATGCCCTTCCTGCCCAGGTATGTTCCCGCCCCCTTCCCGAGGAGCTCCACCGTTTTGTCCGTGAGGTCCTTTCCCACAAGTCCACGGATATCGTATTCCCTGAAAATATTCGCTGGTATCTTCGCCATATTTATCATCCTCCTCACATGCGCTGCCCTGCGCATATGCTGGTAAAAAAGGAAATGATGCGTCTCCCGCACTCACGTACCGCCTTGAAGAGGAAACAGAGCGACTCAGATTATCCGATCCATGGTGAATAGTCAACCGCGGTCTGGAACGTGTGTCCAGCCAAAATAGAAATGTCCCCTTCTTACCAAATTAGAAATGACCCCATGACTGTTCCATCTCCCCCCAATGTCTGGGGGGAGAGGGTTAGGGTGAGGGGGGATAGAAAAGAGTTACTC containing:
- a CDS encoding SLBB domain-containing protein; translation: MSIVDQVRTAGVVGAGGAGFPAWKKMSARADCVIANGSECEPLLRVDQQLMTLYACEIVEGMKLVMQSTGATKGIIALKEKYHRAVIALEGCPGRDGIDIHLLENYYPAGDEQALVCDVLGKIVPEGGIPIDIGVVVQNVGTLVNICRAREGQPVTHRWLTVTGAVREPRTIIAPVGTPVGDAIAAAGGPTVAPYAVIDGGPMMGSESKGVVMKTTTSVIVLPVDHKLVRYKRKPIDRDVKSARSACEGCRFCTDLCPRFLLGHALEPHAIMRAVAYQAVEEIDPAIVAQSYLCCQCGLCGMYACPTMLSPERIIKAFIDGLKNSGAAPIHKRKRLEPHPERSFRRPPVHDLVSRFQLEEYDVDAPMVSEPLEVAAVNIPLKQHVGVACGPLVKVGEKVAAGQMIGDVPEGGLGAPIHASISGVVSSVSAEEIGIRA
- a CDS encoding BMC domain-containing protein — protein: MDPALLTLEFNSVAAGIALSDMLVKQAAVKLLDSRTVCPGKYIVMLTGDVDALKSSLSAALDSELGETITEHHLLPHVHPRVVAAINGVPEYGEIKSVGVIETYGVPACIRSGDAGAKAAGVAVIEIRLANAQGGKCIVVFSGKQHEVEAALAAGRAAAEEMQGLVNSIIIEHPHECVSKFLES
- a CDS encoding phosphomannomutase/phosphoglucomutase — translated: MAKIPANIFREYDIRGLVGKDLTDKTVELLGKGAGTYLGRKGITKIALGRDVRLSSKSYRDAILNGLMATGLHVVDIGMVTTPMLYFSLFGKEIQGGVMITGSHNPPEYNGFKVAEGKSTIYGEKIQEVREIIESGDFLQGKGRVEETSVVDDYCRAVKSRTRMGNRKIKVVVDAGNGTTGPTSPQILRDLGCDVTCMYGDPDGHFPNHHPDPTLPEAVKDLREKTLALRADVGIGFDGDGDRIGVIDEKGTIIWVDMLLILYARDLLSRLPGAKVIFDVKCSHLCTVEIRKAGGIPIMWKTGHSLIKKKMQEEGAPLAGEMSGHVCFADNYFGYDDATYAACRLVQILSNTDKSLSQLLSDIPKTYTTPEIRLECPDDKKFNIVKELKEYFDKNYDTLDIDGVRVVFPDGWGLVRPSNTQPVLVLRFEAETAERLEEIKGLVAGKLKEYLPEAEI